One window from the genome of Plasmodium berghei ANKA genome assembly, chromosome: 3 encodes:
- a CDS encoding BIR protein, whose amino-acid sequence MDKNLCNNFIYVTTNLEYDSNNKNYKFKDDTHFKDYCPNKNCNTDLEKISAGCLYFLYTFFGSSDLFKSVANSNIDIVEYIMMWLSYMLNLKENTSSSISHLEHFYKTYINNDKYQKPITGVTEYNSYKDLVDKKKYLLDMDSNIISNFYEAFKLLCKMYTEFDESTSNCTNCSQYSKTFAEKYEELNKKSDIANNSSYKQLLYTLSNDYNNLKTKCKNCLSLPEIETSIYALTSEDTSSSSIGNKLFTVLSIFGAIAFFLGISYKYSLFGFRKRAQKQYLREKIKNIKKRMNH is encoded by the exons tgtAATAACTTCATTTATGTAACAACGAATTTAGAATATGATtcgaataataaaaattataaatttaaagatGATACACATTTCAAAGATTACTGCCCTAATAAAAACTGCAATACTGATCTCGAAAAAATTAGTGCTggatgtttatattttttatatacattctTTGGGAGTTCTGATTTGTTTAAGTCTGTTGCAAATAGTAACATCGATATTGTTGAATACATTATGATGTGGTTAAGTTATATGTTAAACTTAAAGGAAAATACTAGTAGCTCCATCAGCCATCTagaacatttttataaaacatatataaataatgataagtATCAAAAGCCTATAACTGGTGTTACAGAATATAATAGTTATAAGGATCTTgtagataaaaaaaaatatttgttggATATGGATAgtaatattatatctaatttttatgaagcatttaaattattatgcaAAATGTATACTGAATTTGATGAAAGCACGTCAAATTGCACAAACTGTTCGCAATATTCCAAAACGTTTGctgaaaaatatgaagaacttaataaaaaatcggATATTGCTAATAATAGTTCCTATAAGCAACTATTGTATACACTATCaaatgattataataatttaaaaactaaatgtaaaaattgtttatcCCTTCCAGAGATAGAAACAAGCATTTATGCATTAACATCTGAAGATACATCAAGTTCTTCGATAGGAAACAAACTATTTACCgttttatctatatttgGTGCAatagcattttttttaggaaTTTCCTATaag tattcGTTATTTGGATTTCGGAAACGAGCtcaaaaacaatatttaagagaaaaaataaaaaatataaagaagagaatgaatcattaa